A window of the Carcharodon carcharias isolate sCarCar2 chromosome 37 unlocalized genomic scaffold, sCarCar2.pri SUPER_37_unloc_2, whole genome shotgun sequence genome harbors these coding sequences:
- the LOC121274710 gene encoding muscarinic acetylcholine receptor M1-like: MDVNLSAVAVQWAFSLGNSSYHPLGDHKVWEVVVITLVTASLSLVTVTGNILVVLSFKFNRQLKTVNNYFLLSLAYADLIIGIISMNLYSTYIILGRWALGPVACDIWLALDYVASNASVMNLLVISFDRYFSVTRPLTYRVKRTPRRAVIMIVLAWSISVLLWAPAILLWQYVVGQRTVKPGRCAIQFLSEPGITFGTAIAAFYLPVTIMTVLYWRIYSETKQRAKELAALQGTGNSWTKNPASGQSGNGSWGRRWLSGGPQRLSNEGGESSAFIRGCEPQLQLEVVPDGSSRASSNNAKPLDPGGKADSRAGPSLCCLQRQAAGSKPSRQKSSPTPAKDAAVSVRKAASRDSQSGLELELEQLSFPKPGLVTRPGRDSSREHRQLLQPEKPLSTSPSSKDESSASHSIHKAKSGLVQRKRIIIKEKKAAKTLSAILLAFIVTWSPYNIMVLVSAFCNDCVPKGLWQLGYWLCYINSTVNPMCYALCNREFRITFKMLLLCRWGNRKRTLKPPARQAAPS, encoded by the coding sequence ATGGACGTGAACCTCTCGGCAGTCGCTGTGCAGTGGGCATTCTCTCTGGGGAACTCCAGCTACCATCCACTGGGTGACCACAAAGTCTGGGAGGTTGTGGTGATCACCCTGGTGACAGCCAGCCTGTCCTTGGTGACTGTcaccggcaacatcctagtggtTCTGTCCTTCAAATTCAACCGGCAGCTGAAGACGGTGAATAACTATTTTCTCCTGAGCTTGGCCTACGCAGACTTGATCATCGGCATAATATCCATGAACCTTTATAGCACCTACATCATCCTGGGCCGCTGGGCATTGGGTCCTGTAGCCTGTGACATCTGGTTGGCCTTGGATTATGTTGCCAGCAACGCGTCCGTCATGAATCTCCTGGTGATCAGCTTTGATCGCTatttctctgtcactcgcccactGACCTACAGGGTGAAGCGGACACCGAGAAGAGCCGTCATCATGATTGTTCTGGCCTGGAGCATCTCTGTCCTCCTCTGGGCTCCGGCCATCTTGCTCTGGCAGTACGTTGTGGGCCAGCGGACAGTGAAGCCGGGAAGGTGCGCTATCCAATTCCTCTCGGAGCCCGGCATCACCTTCGGCACCGCCATTGCTGCCTTCTACCTGCCCGTCACCATCATGACCGTCCTGTACTGGCGCATCTACAGTGAGACCAAACAGCGTGCCAAGGAGCTGGCTGCCCTCCAGGGAACAGGCAACAGCTGGACCAAGAATCCCGCCAGCGGCCAGAGCGGCAATGGCAGCTGGGGGAGGCGCTGGCTTTCCGGAGGGCCTCAGCGACTCTCCAACGAGGGTGGGGAGTCCTCCGCCTTCATAAGAGGTTGCGAGCCCCAGCTCCAGCTGGAGGTGGTTCCAGACGGCAGCAGCCGTGCGAGCTCCAACAACGCCAAGCCGCTGGACCCTGGCGGTAAGGCAGACTCGAGGGCAGGGCCATCGCTCTGCTGCCTGCAGAGACAGGCAGCTGGAAGCaaacccagcaggcagaaaagcagccccacccccgccaaggaTGCCGCCGTCTCCGTCAGGAAGGCAGCATCGAGAGACAGTCAGTCGGGGCTAGAACTGGAGCTGGAGCAACTCAGTTTCCCTAAACCTGGGCTGGTGACCAGGCCAGGCAGGGACTCATCCAGGGAGCACAGGCAATTATTACAGCCCGAGAAACCGCTTTCCACTTCCCCCTCATCGAAGGATGAATCTTCGGCCAGTCACTCCATTCACAAGGCCAAGAGTGGCCTGGTGCAGAGAAAGAGGATCATCATTAAGGAGAAGAAAGCTGCAAAAACTCTGTCCGCCATTTTGCTGGCTTTTATAGTCACCTGGTCTCCGTACAACATCATGGTGCTGGTGTCGGCCTTTTGCAATGACTGCGTTCCCAAAGGCCTTTGGCAGTTAGGATACTGGCTCTGCTACATTAACAGCACCGTTAATCCCATGTGCTACGCCCTGTGCAACAGGGAGTTCCGTATCACCTTCAAGATGCTCCTGTTGTGCCGCTGGGGCAATAGGAAACGGACACTGAAACCTCCGGCGAGGCAAGCTGCCCCATCCTAG